The following coding sequences are from one Phenylobacterium glaciei window:
- a CDS encoding TVP38/TMEM64 family protein — protein MRRLFRFLTEMDAQAWRTIAVSFVLFGGVGIVFLFGAQVLGFNGEATVEQWLGAASGPWALPTAVAAFAILAFIGVPQFMLIAAAVVAFGPWTGFAYSWIGTMVSSLVGFYLGRFAGAKALATISGESMQRFMGLVGRNGFLASLIVRLVPSAPFIVVNMAAGVTPMRVIQFAAGTAIGIVPKIALTAFAGNSIVQAMKGGSLKHIGWLVAVAALWIAIGWFARRWLKSRENAAEDPKP, from the coding sequence ATGCGCCGCCTCTTCCGCTTCCTGACCGAGATGGACGCCCAGGCGTGGCGAACCATCGCCGTGTCGTTCGTCCTGTTCGGCGGGGTGGGCATCGTCTTCCTGTTCGGCGCCCAGGTGCTGGGCTTCAACGGCGAGGCCACGGTCGAGCAATGGCTCGGCGCGGCCAGCGGGCCCTGGGCCCTGCCGACGGCGGTGGCGGCCTTCGCGATCCTGGCCTTCATCGGCGTGCCGCAGTTCATGCTGATCGCCGCCGCCGTGGTGGCCTTCGGACCGTGGACCGGCTTTGCCTACAGCTGGATCGGGACGATGGTGTCGTCGCTGGTGGGCTTCTATCTGGGTCGTTTCGCGGGGGCCAAGGCGCTGGCCACCATCTCCGGCGAGAGCATGCAGCGGTTCATGGGCCTGGTGGGGCGCAACGGCTTCCTGGCCAGCCTGATCGTTCGGCTGGTGCCCTCGGCGCCGTTCATCGTCGTCAACATGGCCGCGGGGGTGACGCCAATGCGCGTGATCCAGTTCGCGGCGGGGACCGCCATCGGCATCGTCCCGAAGATCGCCCTGACCGCCTTCGCCGGCAATTCCATCGTCCAGGCGATGAAGGGCGGCAGCCTCAAGCACATCGGATGGCTGGTGGCCGTCGCCGCCCTCTGGATCGCCATCGGCTGGTTCGCCCGCCGCTGGCTAAAGTCGCGGGAGAATGCCGCGGAGGACCCGAAGCCATGA